One genomic segment of Brevibacillus laterosporus LMG 15441 includes these proteins:
- a CDS encoding cupin domain-containing protein: MKRFSFALTYGKNVTHYDSLHLIMSRIGKLPADTYMNCAYLSPQGKIGYHQATLPQLLLVLSGDGWVRTDTSDYVYVQSGDAVYWESGEWHETITESGMVSIILEATDLFRRISMLEYTEEGNSQT, from the coding sequence ATGAAGAGATTTTCGTTTGCTCTAACGTATGGGAAAAATGTCACTCATTACGATAGCCTGCACCTGATCATGTCACGAATTGGGAAGCTGCCAGCAGATACCTATATGAATTGTGCTTATTTATCTCCTCAGGGAAAAATTGGTTATCATCAGGCTACATTGCCTCAATTACTATTGGTGCTCAGTGGCGATGGATGGGTACGTACAGATACAAGCGACTATGTTTATGTACAAAGTGGAGATGCTGTCTATTGGGAATCGGGGGAATGGCATGAAACGATTACAGAGTCTGGTATGGTGTCCATTATTTTAGAAGCAACCGACTTGTTTAGGAGAATATCGATGTTAGAGTATACAGAAGAAGGAAATAGCCAGACGTAA
- a CDS encoding NAD(P)H-dependent flavin oxidoreductase — translation MSMQFQTRFCDIFGVENPIILAAMAGNINSAELVAAVSESGGLGTIAGAYVTPQALRERIREVRSLTNRPFAVNLLLFEQPEQQEVTPAFRQWLNQQRERFNLPPWKGDWPTLHDEITDCFTVILEEKPAVFSCAMGLPGKYGESAKAAGMKVVGMATTQAEAERLVSQHVDAIVAQGGEAGGHRGTFDAGEDGPGECIGTLPLVAQLSAAIREVPIIAAGGIMNGQSIVAALALGAEAVQLGTRFLGCAESTANKAYKERLIHAKETDTAVTRAFSGRPARGIVNQFMRDFAKSQIGSLAYPVQNELTKEIRQAAGKALDADYLSLWAGQGVGMLQKEEAAADIMHALLQEAQQSFNRLQGQMHVK, via the coding sequence ATGTCTATGCAGTTCCAAACTAGGTTTTGCGATATCTTTGGAGTTGAAAACCCAATTATTCTTGCGGCAATGGCCGGCAATATAAATTCAGCGGAACTGGTGGCGGCAGTATCAGAGTCAGGAGGCTTGGGAACTATTGCTGGAGCATATGTTACGCCTCAAGCTCTACGAGAGAGAATCCGTGAAGTGAGGTCTTTAACCAACCGTCCCTTTGCTGTAAACCTACTTTTATTTGAACAACCAGAACAGCAAGAGGTAACACCTGCCTTTAGACAATGGCTCAACCAACAGAGGGAACGATTCAATCTTCCCCCATGGAAAGGCGACTGGCCAACCCTGCATGACGAGATTACCGATTGCTTTACGGTCATTTTAGAGGAGAAGCCGGCTGTATTTAGTTGTGCGATGGGGTTGCCAGGTAAATATGGAGAAAGTGCAAAGGCAGCAGGAATGAAGGTCGTAGGCATGGCGACCACACAAGCAGAGGCCGAACGATTAGTAAGTCAGCATGTAGATGCAATCGTAGCACAAGGCGGTGAGGCTGGTGGTCACCGGGGTACGTTTGATGCAGGAGAAGATGGGCCGGGAGAATGTATTGGTACGTTACCATTAGTGGCTCAGCTTTCTGCTGCTATTCGGGAGGTGCCTATCATTGCGGCAGGGGGAATTATGAATGGCCAAAGCATAGTGGCAGCTTTAGCGCTCGGTGCTGAAGCTGTGCAACTGGGCACTCGATTTCTAGGATGCGCAGAGAGTACAGCTAACAAGGCCTATAAGGAACGATTAATTCATGCAAAAGAGACAGATACCGCTGTTACCAGAGCTTTTTCGGGCAGACCAGCGCGGGGAATTGTGAATCAATTTATGAGAGATTTTGCTAAAAGTCAGATAGGATCGCTGGCGTATCCAGTTCAGAATGAGTTAACGAAGGAAATTCGCCAAGCAGCGGGAAAAGCCTTGGATGCTGACTATCTATCGTTATGGGCTGGTCAAGGGGTAGGTATGCTTCAAAAAGAAGAAGCCGCAGCAGATATCATGCATGCTTTATTGCAAGAGGCACAACAAAGCTTTAACCGATTACAAGGCCAGATGCATGTAAAATAA
- a CDS encoding LysR family transcriptional regulator: MDIKLLQTFEVAASCENFHQTAETLYIAQPTVTQHIRQLEKELDVALFERVGKRVRLTAAGKRFLSHAKLILSQWHTGVEEMVTWKQGYKEILRIAVSPIIARTSLPSLIHRYTKEHPEVDITIKVADSIDIGLLVQSGQAHLGLSRMIPSEGQLSAYLMQTDPIVFAVPHYGGDMDAPLPDWEQELITKRLLTHNHPVYWEPLLTSLRQRGFAIRTMGVTHVDVTKRFIEEGLGISFLPRSAILRELFENRFMELPTPGLELPKVASYVILPNNNLITSGQRFVDILATLYAPLPKVT, encoded by the coding sequence ATGGATATAAAGCTTCTGCAAACGTTCGAAGTAGCGGCATCCTGTGAGAACTTTCATCAGACGGCAGAGACGCTATATATCGCTCAACCTACCGTGACGCAGCATATACGTCAGTTAGAGAAAGAGTTGGATGTTGCTTTATTTGAACGAGTAGGCAAACGGGTGAGGTTAACAGCAGCCGGAAAGCGCTTCTTGTCGCATGCAAAATTGATTTTATCTCAATGGCACACCGGTGTTGAAGAGATGGTGACGTGGAAGCAGGGATACAAGGAAATCTTGCGTATCGCAGTCTCTCCGATCATTGCTCGCACCTCGCTCCCTTCGCTTATTCATCGTTATACCAAAGAACATCCCGAGGTAGATATAACCATTAAAGTAGCGGACTCCATTGATATTGGTCTCTTGGTCCAAAGTGGACAGGCTCATTTGGGATTATCTCGAATGATTCCTAGCGAAGGCCAACTTTCTGCTTATTTGATGCAGACAGATCCGATCGTATTTGCTGTACCGCATTACGGTGGAGACATGGATGCTCCCTTACCTGATTGGGAGCAGGAGTTAATTACCAAGAGGTTGTTAACGCATAATCATCCCGTTTATTGGGAGCCTCTTTTAACATCGCTTAGACAACGTGGATTTGCTATTCGCACGATGGGGGTGACGCATGTGGATGTGACCAAACGCTTTATCGAAGAAGGGCTGGGGATTTCTTTCTTACCACGTTCCGCCATTTTACGTGAATTGTTTGAGAATCGCTTTATGGAATTGCCAACCCCAGGCTTGGAACTACCTAAAGTAGCCTCCTATGTTATTTTACCAAACAATAATTTGATCACATCGGGGCAACGATTCGTTGATATTCTAGCGACATTATATGCTCCTTTACCAAAAGTGACCTAA
- a CDS encoding citrate synthase/methylcitrate synthase, with protein MEKMLAIGLEGIVVAETDLSLVDGQNGLLVYRGHWAQDLAISHTFEEVAYLLWFGALPTEEQLSGFQTALAQQRALPKEVKEVIDAIPHDRDMMTVLRTAVSALGGAEQSWPPTLEQSIAITAKMPTIIAYREARKTGREPQEPRMELSHTANYLYMLKGVVASNAHVRALDAYLVLTQEHGMNASTFAGRVVTSTQSDIYSALTAAIGALKGPLHGAAPSEVTEMINAIGSKDQAEGWIRARLESGQRLMGFGHRVYKTIDPRATALRVVAAELAEDDPWFDLATHVEQVGTKLLAEYKPKRKLHTNVEFFAAAVMRAVGLNEELFTPTFAVSRTVGWCAHILDQAGRNRIIRPESEYTGNMPKS; from the coding sequence ATGGAAAAAATGTTGGCGATTGGGCTTGAAGGAATAGTTGTTGCAGAAACTGATTTAAGTCTAGTCGACGGGCAAAACGGATTATTGGTTTATCGGGGGCATTGGGCTCAAGATCTAGCCATTTCTCATACATTTGAAGAAGTCGCTTACTTGCTATGGTTTGGCGCATTGCCTACAGAAGAACAATTATCCGGTTTCCAGACTGCATTAGCTCAGCAAAGGGCTTTACCTAAAGAGGTAAAAGAAGTCATAGATGCGATTCCCCATGATCGAGACATGATGACGGTTTTACGGACAGCGGTCTCTGCTTTGGGGGGTGCTGAGCAAAGCTGGCCTCCAACTTTAGAGCAATCCATTGCTATTACAGCTAAAATGCCGACTATCATTGCCTATCGGGAAGCTCGAAAAACTGGCAGGGAACCGCAAGAGCCTCGGATGGAGCTAAGTCACACGGCAAACTACCTGTATATGTTAAAGGGTGTAGTAGCTAGTAACGCGCATGTCAGAGCATTGGATGCGTATTTAGTATTGACTCAGGAGCATGGGATGAACGCTTCTACTTTTGCTGGACGGGTAGTAACTTCCACTCAATCGGATATTTATTCTGCACTGACAGCAGCCATAGGCGCTTTGAAAGGTCCCTTACATGGAGCAGCTCCATCTGAAGTTACAGAGATGATTAATGCGATTGGCAGTAAAGATCAGGCAGAGGGCTGGATTCGGGCACGGTTAGAGAGCGGTCAACGCTTAATGGGCTTTGGACACCGTGTATATAAAACCATTGATCCACGTGCTACAGCACTGCGTGTGGTAGCGGCAGAATTGGCGGAAGATGACCCATGGTTTGATTTAGCTACCCATGTGGAACAAGTAGGAACAAAATTATTGGCCGAGTATAAGCCAAAACGCAAACTGCATACCAATGTAGAGTTTTTTGCTGCTGCGGTTATGAGAGCAGTTGGTTTGAACGAAGAGTTGTTTACACCTACCTTTGCTGTTAGTCGCACAGTAGGCTGGTGTGCACACATTTTAGATCAAGCAGGCCGTAATCGAATTATCCGTCCGGAATCAGAATATACAGGGAATATGCCGAAATCGTAA
- a CDS encoding sensor histidine kinase: protein MGVNLLFKNVEWIIVLFRWVLLIMLYATTDTTDIYLSIPVYVLLVLQTVLSIVTLYRIILVRQVLVTAEFFFLLYWEVFQQMWGISDLWFTYTSLVLLSLRLSLRYMLGILFLGFGSAILFVLCGGLPSTDISHLRAEGLLGTHFVTTTILCGFIHIVRKKCKAYFKHWLAFMSYIKLLRKNKESTDLCRVGERFLQRLFPKKRVFVFWFNQVRGQRDWQREFYQLALLESNWQELKQHKTIAVRNFTGQPEDVLYFPLGQKRKQQGAILIIGQSAEFLSMVNLLFLHSFAIVTSSHLHHIKETEELVFRTDAETRRQMAEDMHDSLAQQLFFLSAQLYYVKQMLSPVMNQEMSVTIDRMEEQMKECHLKVRGYIQHLRFNREAEPLLDAIRDMSERILKGTGVKLDYVTKGIVLEESLAVEEAIYRVVEEALYNMLKHSKADQVEIYLEATSVQWTLQIKDNGIGFSTDSVKASNGSFGISNMRERMKRVGGTITIRSAELQGTEITAFIPRGGISIGENKGASC, encoded by the coding sequence ATGGGCGTTAATCTACTGTTTAAAAATGTGGAGTGGATCATTGTATTGTTTCGTTGGGTTCTGCTCATTATGTTATATGCTACCACAGATACGACAGATATTTACTTATCTATCCCGGTGTATGTATTGCTCGTGCTACAAACGGTACTAAGTATAGTAACACTGTACCGCATCATACTTGTCAGGCAGGTGTTAGTAACAGCTGAGTTTTTCTTTCTTTTATATTGGGAAGTCTTTCAGCAAATGTGGGGAATTTCTGATTTGTGGTTTACTTATACGTCTTTAGTACTATTGAGCTTGCGCTTATCTTTACGTTATATGCTAGGTATCCTTTTTCTAGGCTTTGGAAGCGCCATTCTCTTTGTACTCTGTGGGGGACTACCTAGCACCGATATTTCTCATTTACGTGCAGAGGGACTTTTAGGTACGCATTTCGTTACTACTACGATTTTGTGTGGATTCATTCACATTGTTCGTAAAAAATGTAAAGCTTACTTTAAGCACTGGTTGGCGTTTATGTCCTATATTAAGCTGCTACGTAAAAATAAAGAGTCCACTGACTTATGCCGTGTAGGCGAACGTTTTTTACAGCGGCTCTTTCCTAAGAAAAGAGTGTTTGTTTTCTGGTTTAATCAAGTAAGAGGACAAAGGGACTGGCAAAGAGAGTTTTATCAGCTTGCCTTATTGGAAAGCAATTGGCAGGAATTAAAACAGCATAAAACGATTGCGGTACGTAACTTCACGGGCCAGCCAGAGGATGTGCTGTATTTTCCATTAGGTCAAAAAAGAAAACAACAAGGGGCTATTCTAATTATTGGACAGAGTGCAGAATTTTTGTCTATGGTTAATCTGCTTTTTTTACATAGCTTTGCAATCGTGACATCCAGCCATTTACACCATATTAAGGAAACCGAAGAATTGGTATTCCGTACGGACGCAGAGACTCGCAGGCAAATGGCGGAGGATATGCACGATAGCTTAGCGCAACAATTATTTTTTCTATCTGCCCAGCTATATTATGTAAAACAAATGCTTTCTCCTGTGATGAATCAGGAAATGTCGGTCACCATTGATCGGATGGAAGAACAGATGAAGGAATGTCATCTAAAAGTACGCGGGTACATCCAGCATTTACGATTTAATCGAGAAGCGGAGCCTCTCTTAGATGCAATTCGTGACATGAGCGAACGTATCTTAAAAGGTACAGGGGTCAAGCTCGATTATGTGACAAAAGGAATTGTGCTGGAGGAGAGCTTAGCGGTAGAAGAAGCGATTTATCGTGTAGTAGAAGAAGCGTTGTACAACATGCTAAAACATTCTAAAGCAGATCAAGTGGAAATATATTTAGAAGCCACCTCTGTACAATGGACGCTACAGATAAAGGACAATGGAATTGGGTTTTCTACGGATAGCGTAAAAGCTTCAAACGGATCATTTGGAATCTCTAATATGCGAGAACGTATGAAACGCGTAGGTGGTACGATTACAATTCGGTCCGCGGAGCTACAAGGTACGGAAATCACGGCGTTTATCCCTAGAGGAGGAATTAGTATTGGAGAAAATAAAGGTGCTTCTTGCTGA
- a CDS encoding response regulator, translated as MEKIKVLLADDHRIVREGVKMILQMAGKFELIGEAADGDELYGKALEVKPDLIISDLKMPGQNVIRSGKLLKEQLPAIKILILTAFDDSEDIFQALDGGIDGYIMKDTMPEQILHTIDMILMGYSCFQPKLERKKSTQTTQLQLTEREREIFELIVDNLSNHEIAEKLYISEATVKTHVSSILRKMGQPNRSQAVLYALKQGLVKMK; from the coding sequence TTGGAGAAAATAAAGGTGCTTCTTGCTGACGATCATAGGATTGTTCGCGAAGGAGTCAAGATGATTCTACAGATGGCAGGTAAATTCGAACTAATAGGGGAAGCGGCTGATGGAGATGAATTGTACGGTAAAGCATTGGAGGTAAAACCGGACTTGATAATTTCAGACCTTAAAATGCCGGGGCAAAACGTGATCAGAAGTGGGAAGCTTTTGAAAGAACAGCTTCCAGCTATTAAGATTTTAATTTTGACCGCCTTCGATGATAGTGAGGATATCTTTCAAGCTCTTGATGGCGGAATTGATGGTTATATCATGAAAGATACGATGCCTGAACAGATTTTGCATACCATCGACATGATTTTGATGGGGTATTCCTGCTTTCAGCCTAAATTAGAACGGAAAAAGTCTACACAAACGACACAGCTTCAATTAACAGAACGGGAAAGGGAGATATTTGAGCTTATTGTTGATAATTTGAGTAATCATGAGATCGCTGAGAAACTATACATATCCGAGGCGACTGTAAAAACTCATGTAAGCAGTATCCTACGAAAAATGGGACAACCAAATCGGTCTCAGGCGGTGTTGTACGCATTAAAGCAGGGACTAGTCAAAATGAAATAA
- a CDS encoding HD-GYP domain-containing protein, whose product MKFEQEKLAKQMMRYAVYLASLFLTFTLLAHSFEQKDIWIPSFLSWLFYLCVCWGVYLLYCIYEQSYTYSDWMVSFCILFLFLFVLLTPPLSTIKMGCLVLAYPLLLSMTRQRKVMHTGSIVYSVVVIISLSWQAYMGRIENAVPTILSVIVFAIVGYVLSLLWMRLFALQENRMREEQERQHLATLYRMLYAFVPTVERKSQTSSRQIEQMRYLLKKTISLLKKPVDVQDWELQCLSLIHFVSKIKWPDYLFEKKEKLTAYEYEMVQKHCLIAKELLDGLPQYQQIIETMRYHHERYDGSGYPKQWKGDDIPFLSQVVGAVETYLAMIEPRPYRNAFSPEEALKELQLLKDQSFRADIIDALRQAVEGQELDGAAHGYYSSIFSSHTNVETDM is encoded by the coding sequence ATGAAGTTTGAACAAGAGAAGCTGGCTAAACAGATGATGCGATATGCGGTTTATCTAGCTTCGTTGTTTTTAACCTTCACCCTATTGGCACATAGTTTTGAGCAGAAGGATATCTGGATTCCCTCTTTTCTTAGCTGGTTATTTTACCTCTGTGTATGCTGGGGTGTTTATCTTTTGTATTGCATATATGAACAGTCTTATACGTATTCAGACTGGATGGTTTCGTTTTGTATATTATTTTTATTTTTGTTTGTATTGCTCACTCCGCCTCTTTCCACTATTAAAATGGGTTGCTTAGTTCTGGCCTACCCTTTATTACTCAGCATGACGAGACAAAGAAAGGTCATGCATACGGGAAGTATCGTCTATAGTGTAGTCGTAATCATTTCCCTTTCCTGGCAAGCCTATATGGGTCGAATAGAAAATGCGGTTCCTACCATTTTATCCGTAATCGTATTTGCGATTGTTGGGTATGTCCTTTCTCTATTGTGGATGCGTTTATTTGCCTTGCAGGAGAATAGAATGAGAGAGGAGCAGGAGCGCCAGCATTTAGCAACTTTATATCGGATGCTATACGCTTTTGTGCCGACAGTAGAGCGGAAATCTCAAACCTCCAGCAGACAAATTGAGCAGATGCGTTACCTGTTGAAAAAAACGATTTCTCTGCTGAAGAAGCCTGTTGATGTACAGGACTGGGAGTTACAGTGCCTGTCGCTCATACACTTTGTCAGTAAAATAAAATGGCCTGACTATTTATTTGAGAAGAAAGAAAAGCTGACCGCGTATGAGTATGAAATGGTACAGAAGCATTGCTTGATAGCCAAGGAGCTACTTGACGGTCTACCACAGTATCAACAAATCATCGAAACGATGCGCTATCATCACGAGAGGTATGATGGCAGCGGTTATCCCAAGCAATGGAAGGGTGACGATATTCCTTTCCTTTCTCAGGTTGTTGGGGCTGTTGAAACGTATTTGGCTATGATAGAACCAAGACCTTACCGAAATGCCTTTAGTCCGGAAGAAGCGCTTAAAGAGCTACAATTATTAAAAGATCAATCGTTTCGGGCTGATATCATTGATGCATTACGACAAGCAGTAGAAGGTCAAGAGCTAGATGGAGCAGCTCATGGGTATTATTCCTCTATTTTTTCAAGCCATACGAATGTAGAAACCGATATGTAA
- the lepB gene encoding signal peptidase I — MEMIKLKTKEKDAAPNQPKKSFQAELFSWLRFFLILAVCYFLMINSIGLTRVVGHSMDPTMQDGSIVLLNKVPTHFTKPAFGDVVVIHEEAKGYEIIKRIIGLPGDTVKIEKGVVYVNNSPLPELYTQGVSDDMAPLTILQDHMFVLGDNRTLGESMDSRDPSIGQIPITDIKGYVSLSLFPFYRVAKPLEV, encoded by the coding sequence ATGGAAATGATAAAACTAAAAACAAAAGAAAAAGATGCCGCACCTAACCAACCTAAAAAATCATTCCAAGCTGAGCTTTTCAGTTGGCTACGTTTTTTCCTGATATTAGCAGTCTGTTACTTTCTGATGATAAATAGTATTGGTCTAACAAGGGTGGTTGGCCATTCGATGGACCCTACCATGCAGGATGGAAGTATTGTACTGTTAAATAAAGTCCCTACCCATTTTACAAAGCCAGCCTTTGGTGATGTTGTAGTTATTCACGAGGAAGCGAAGGGATATGAAATCATCAAAAGAATCATTGGCTTGCCTGGTGATACGGTGAAAATTGAAAAAGGAGTCGTCTATGTAAATAATAGTCCGCTCCCAGAACTATATACGCAAGGTGTATCAGACGATATGGCTCCCCTAACAATTCTTCAGGATCACATGTTTGTATTAGGAGATAATCGAACATTGGGTGAAAGTATGGATAGCCGCGATCCTAGTATTGGCCAAATCCCTATTACAGACATTAAGGGATATGTTTCCTTATCGCTGTTCCCCTTTTATCGAGTAGCTAAGCCTTTAGAAGTCTAA